GACCTTCTCACCGCCGAGCGCAGCGCGCTCAACCTCCTGTGCCGCCTCTCGGGCATCGCGACGGCCACGCGTGCGTGGGCGGACGTGCTCGAAGGCACCACGGCGAAGGTCAGGGACACCCGCAAGACCACGCCGGGCCTGCGCTCGCTCGAGAAGTTCGCGGTCCGCTGCGGAGGCGGCGTCAACCACCGCATGTCCCTCTCGGACGCGGCCCTGGTCAAGGACAACCACGTGGTGGCGGCGGGTGGCGTCGCCCAGGCCTTCAAGGCCGTGCGGGAGGCCTTCCCGGACGTCCCGATCGAGGTCGAGGTCGACACCCTGCACCAGCTCCGCGAGGCGGTGGACGCCGGCGCCGACCTGATCCTGCTGGACAACTTCACGCCGGGCGAGTGCGAGGAGGCGGTCTCCCTGGTGCACGGCCGGGCGGCCCTGGAGGCGTCCGGCCGCCTGACCCTGGCCAACGCCAGGGCGTACGCCGACACCGGCGTCGACTACCTGGCCGTGGGCGCCCTGACGCACTCCGCCCCGATCCTGGACATCGGCCTGGATCTGCGAGCGGCGGAGTAGGG
This region of Streptomyces chromofuscus genomic DNA includes:
- the nadC gene encoding carboxylating nicotinate-nucleotide diphosphorylase — protein: MSTPDLPLVPSDGCGDGCACGADEEYLECGLDPALAQLLADAGLDPVEVEDIANVAVQEDLAGGVDVTTVATIPQDAVATADFVAREAGVVAGLRVAEAVVSIVCEDEFEVERHVEDGDRVTEGQTLLSITTRTRDLLTAERSALNLLCRLSGIATATRAWADVLEGTTAKVRDTRKTTPGLRSLEKFAVRCGGGVNHRMSLSDAALVKDNHVVAAGGVAQAFKAVREAFPDVPIEVEVDTLHQLREAVDAGADLILLDNFTPGECEEAVSLVHGRAALEASGRLTLANARAYADTGVDYLAVGALTHSAPILDIGLDLRAAE